Proteins encoded by one window of Candidatus Paceibacterota bacterium:
- the lysS gene encoding lysine--tRNA ligase, translated as MASLEEIRNERLKKLAVLKEMGVLPYPIVSNVDATLLEAVTQFSKLSKRKKPLSLVGRIMSVRGQGALIFFDLNDGTGVFQGLLKKGEIEDAVFELFRDTVDIGDFVEVSGNLFVTKRKEKTILVTNWRMLSKSLRPLPDKWHGLQDVEERFRRRYLDTLMAPEIRDRFIVRSTVISEIRLALNENGFLEVETPLLQPLAGGATAEPFSTHHNALDIDLFLRIAPELYLKQLLVGGFRKVFELGRNFRNEGIDVTHNPEFTMLEFYEAYSDAKKAMKFVEALVRRVAKKVVKKGQVEHGEEIIDFGKPFSVISYSDLLKRHALIPDLIVATKDELSLKAKQLGIDVAPSDAKEKIIDNIYKKTCRPKLIQPTFIVDYPVEFSPFAKRKEDNQNFIDRFQLVVGGFEVVNAFSELNDPSDQRERYVEQDKKKRAGEGEVSPSDESYLESMEYGMPPAAGVGIGIDRLVMILTNTKNIKEVILFPTMRPRE; from the coding sequence ATGGCTTCACTTGAAGAGATTCGAAACGAAAGGTTAAAAAAGCTCGCGGTCTTGAAGGAGATGGGCGTTTTGCCTTACCCAATCGTTTCAAACGTAGATGCCACACTTCTTGAGGCGGTTACTCAATTTTCTAAATTATCCAAGCGCAAGAAACCATTGTCTTTGGTTGGGCGTATTATGTCTGTGCGGGGACAGGGTGCGCTAATATTTTTTGATTTAAACGACGGCACAGGAGTGTTTCAGGGGCTTCTTAAAAAGGGAGAAATAGAAGACGCAGTCTTTGAGCTTTTTAGAGATACTGTTGATATAGGAGATTTTGTCGAAGTATCTGGAAATTTATTTGTAACGAAACGAAAAGAAAAAACAATTCTTGTCACCAACTGGAGAATGCTTTCAAAGAGTTTACGTCCGCTTCCTGACAAGTGGCATGGATTACAGGATGTTGAGGAAAGATTCCGTCGTCGTTATCTCGACACATTAATGGCACCAGAAATTCGTGATCGTTTTATTGTTCGCTCAACGGTTATAAGTGAAATTCGTCTAGCGCTTAATGAGAATGGATTTCTTGAGGTAGAAACACCACTTCTCCAACCACTTGCAGGCGGAGCAACCGCCGAGCCTTTTTCAACTCACCACAATGCGCTAGATATTGATTTGTTTTTGCGTATCGCGCCAGAACTATATTTGAAACAACTTTTGGTTGGAGGGTTCAGAAAAGTTTTTGAACTTGGGCGTAATTTTAGAAACGAGGGGATTGATGTCACTCATAACCCCGAGTTTACGATGCTTGAATTTTATGAGGCATATAGTGATGCCAAGAAGGCGATGAAGTTTGTTGAAGCGCTTGTAAGACGCGTTGCAAAGAAAGTTGTGAAGAAAGGGCAAGTAGAACACGGGGAAGAAATAATTGATTTCGGAAAACCATTCAGTGTTATTTCTTATTCTGATTTGCTAAAGCGACACGCCCTTATCCCTGATTTGATAGTGGCAACAAAAGATGAATTATCCTTAAAAGCAAAACAACTTGGTATTGATGTTGCTCCTTCGGACGCAAAAGAAAAAATTATCGACAATATTTATAAAAAAACCTGTCGACCAAAACTAATTCAACCAACATTCATTGTTGATTATCCTGTAGAATTTTCTCCTTTCGCAAAACGAAAAGAAGACAATCAGAATTTTATTGATAGATTCCAACTTGTTGTCGGAGGATTTGAAGTTGTTAATGCTTTTTCTGAGCTCAACGATCCAAGTGACCAGCGTGAAAGATATGTTGAACAAGACAAAAAGAAGCGTGCTGGAGAAGGGGAAGTTTCTCCATCGGACGAGAGCTACCTTGAGTCAATGGAATACGGAATGCCACCAGCTGCTGGAGTTGGAATTGGAATTGATAGACTAGTAATGATTCTGACAAATACGAAAAATATTAAAGAGGTTATTTTGTTCCCAACGATGCGACCGAGAGAATAA
- a CDS encoding penicillin-binding protein 2: MAHHINHTSRIRLISSLLVFAVGFIILRLFFVQVVNGSYYSEIADRQYATPRGSIFDRGSIFFKEIDGKLISAAGLKSGYIVAVNPQKITNAEELYLNLKKYIPELEHDTFIKKATKEKDPYEEIAHRVSRESVDAITALKAPGVSAYKEKWRFYPAGEMAAQTIGFTAYKGDVIGGRYGLERQYDGILERGKNGLYVNFFAEVFSSLRSNLSSDVLDKEGDLVLTMDPSVQSYVEKVAKEINKKYDSEETGAIVINPNDGSIYAIVITPSFDLNKFQDVENAGIFSNPLVENVYEMGSIVKPLTMAVALDKGVVTAKTTYNDTGSLTFNGYTIYNYDKRGRGVTTMQNVLDESLNTGAAYAMQKVGKEDFKKYFLAFGLAERTGIDLPNEGRNLISNLNTNRDIEFVNASYGQGIALTPISMVRALAVLGNGGFIITPHLVSEIDYKGGLNKVIETPKGAQVLKKETSEEITRMLVEVVDKALLGGAVKMQHYSIAAKTGTAQIALPNGKGYYEDRYLHSFFGYFPAYNPKFLIFIYTKFPKGEKYASHTLTYPFIDITKFLLSYYEVPPDR; encoded by the coding sequence ATGGCTCATCATATTAATCACACTAGTAGAATTAGGTTAATTTCATCCCTTTTAGTCTTTGCCGTGGGATTCATCATCCTCAGGCTTTTCTTTGTTCAGGTTGTTAACGGTTCTTATTATAGCGAGATAGCAGACCGCCAATATGCAACACCACGTGGCTCGATTTTTGATCGTGGCTCGATTTTTTTTAAGGAGATTGATGGAAAATTAATTTCTGCTGCTGGACTAAAATCTGGGTATATCGTTGCAGTTAATCCTCAAAAAATAACAAATGCAGAGGAGTTATATTTGAATTTAAAAAAATATATACCAGAGCTAGAGCACGATACTTTTATTAAAAAGGCGACAAAAGAAAAAGACCCGTATGAGGAAATAGCACATAGGGTTTCAAGAGAAAGTGTCGACGCAATAACAGCGCTAAAAGCCCCCGGAGTTTCTGCTTATAAAGAAAAGTGGAGGTTTTACCCAGCTGGAGAAATGGCAGCTCAGACAATCGGTTTTACCGCTTACAAAGGGGATGTTATTGGTGGTCGCTATGGGCTTGAACGACAATATGACGGCATTCTTGAACGGGGTAAAAATGGTCTTTATGTTAATTTTTTTGCAGAAGTTTTTTCAAGCTTGAGGAGTAATTTGTCTAGCGATGTTTTAGACAAAGAAGGTGATTTGGTTTTAACAATGGACCCTTCTGTACAAAGCTATGTAGAAAAAGTTGCTAAGGAAATTAACAAAAAGTATGATTCAGAAGAAACAGGGGCGATTGTTATCAATCCAAATGACGGCAGTATCTATGCAATTGTTATAACCCCTAGTTTTGATTTAAATAAATTCCAAGACGTGGAAAATGCGGGAATATTTTCTAACCCTTTAGTGGAAAACGTCTACGAAATGGGTTCGATAGTAAAGCCTCTTACGATGGCGGTAGCTCTTGATAAGGGCGTTGTCACAGCCAAAACAACATACAACGACACAGGCTCTCTCACGTTCAATGGCTACACGATTTACAATTATGACAAGCGCGGACGAGGTGTTACCACGATGCAAAATGTGCTTGATGAATCACTCAATACTGGCGCGGCCTATGCAATGCAAAAGGTTGGAAAAGAAGATTTCAAAAAATATTTCTTAGCTTTTGGCTTAGCAGAGAGAACGGGAATCGATTTACCAAACGAAGGAAGAAATCTTATTTCAAACCTAAATACCAATCGTGATATTGAGTTTGTGAATGCTTCGTATGGGCAAGGAATTGCTCTGACCCCAATTAGCATGGTGCGAGCTCTCGCAGTTTTGGGAAATGGGGGTTTTATTATTACTCCGCATTTAGTTTCCGAAATTGATTACAAAGGAGGATTAAACAAGGTGATTGAAACTCCAAAAGGAGCTCAAGTTCTTAAAAAAGAGACATCAGAAGAAATAACTAGAATGCTGGTTGAGGTTGTCGACAAAGCTCTCTTGGGTGGGGCTGTAAAAATGCAACATTATAGTATCGCTGCAAAAACAGGTACGGCACAAATTGCACTCCCGAACGGCAAAGGTTACTATGAGGATAGGTATCTACATTCGTTTTTTGGATATTTCCCGGCGTATAACCCAAAGTTTTTGATATTTATTTATACGAAATTTCCGAAAGGGGAGAAGTACGCATCACATACCTTAACCTACCCATTTATAGATATTACCAAGTTTTTACTGAGTTATTATGAAGTTCCTCCCGATAGGTAG
- the mreC gene encoding rod shape-determining protein MreC, giving the protein MIYHRDKKKNYFKVFVPVIALTLIVVSGVYAKGFVAQLGNSTQNSLALVSEGKDGVASFFSGFWSAIQFKNSLSQENTRLKAEHVGFALLSLERDRLAQENTELKDILGRKSEKRSVLAAIIAKPNRSPYDTMVLDVGVDSGIVNGAQVLTYGGTVVGEVFNVGDATSKVEMFSSPGKITAGLISEGNISVSLRGLGNGNFEATLPRDVNVPVDAQVVSLGLNPFLIATVGAVVNDPRSPFQVILLKTPFNMQELKLVEVLIN; this is encoded by the coding sequence ATGATTTACCACCGAGATAAAAAGAAAAATTATTTTAAAGTATTTGTTCCTGTGATTGCCCTCACTCTCATTGTGGTGTCTGGTGTTTATGCGAAAGGGTTTGTTGCACAGCTTGGAAATAGCACTCAAAATTCTTTGGCTTTGGTTTCTGAAGGAAAGGACGGTGTTGCTAGTTTCTTTTCTGGTTTTTGGTCAGCAATACAGTTTAAGAATTCACTTTCTCAAGAAAATACACGCCTAAAAGCAGAACATGTTGGCTTTGCTCTTCTTTCTCTTGAGCGAGATAGATTGGCACAGGAAAACACAGAACTCAAGGATATTCTTGGGAGAAAATCTGAAAAAAGATCAGTACTCGCTGCAATAATTGCAAAACCAAATCGTTCTCCGTATGACACCATGGTCCTTGATGTTGGGGTTGATAGTGGAATAGTTAATGGAGCTCAGGTTTTGACATATGGAGGTACGGTTGTTGGCGAAGTTTTTAATGTTGGTGACGCCACTTCCAAAGTTGAAATGTTTTCTTCACCAGGAAAGATAACTGCAGGGCTAATATCTGAAGGCAATATAAGCGTCTCTTTACGTGGTTTAGGAAACGGCAATTTTGAAGCTACTCTTCCGAGGGATGTTAATGTTCCTGTTGATGCACAAGTTGTTTCTTTAGGACTCAACCCATTTTTGATTGCTACGGTTGGTGCAGTTGTGAATGATCCACGAAGCCCTTTTCAGGTTATCTTGCTGAAGACCCCGTTTAATATGCAGGAATTAAAACTTGTTGAGGTACTAATCAATTGA
- the mraZ gene encoding division/cell wall cluster transcriptional repressor MraZ, protein MLIGEYVHTLDDKKRVSLPAKFRKEVGKKVVITNGLDKCLFVYTMPQWEKLADKLSELPLGRGDMRGFSRFMLSSAFETDVDSLGRVLIPDALKDFAELKSKVVIAGVYGRIEIWNEKLWGEYKANIGKQADLMAEKLGEIGAI, encoded by the coding sequence ATGCTTATAGGGGAATACGTCCACACGTTGGATGATAAAAAAAGAGTTTCTTTGCCCGCCAAGTTCAGAAAAGAGGTGGGGAAGAAAGTGGTAATAACGAACGGACTGGATAAGTGTCTTTTCGTGTACACCATGCCTCAGTGGGAAAAGCTTGCGGATAAACTTTCCGAGCTACCACTAGGACGAGGAGATATGCGTGGCTTCTCTCGTTTTATGCTTTCGAGCGCGTTTGAGACAGACGTTGATTCATTGGGAAGAGTTTTGATTCCCGATGCATTAAAAGATTTCGCAGAGCTCAAGAGCAAGGTCGTCATCGCGGGCGTTTATGGACGCATCGAGATTTGGAACGAAAAGCTTTGGGGTGAATACAAAGCAAATATCGGTAAGCAGGCAGATTTGATGGCAGAGAAGTTAGGTGAGATAGGGGCAATATAA
- a CDS encoding Mur ligase family protein produces the protein MQFLKTILKKIIVAILTLEARLILKKYKPKVVAITGTVGKTSAKDAIYAVLSHFYTTRKSEKSFNSEIGVPLTVIGCPNAWNNPLMWLKNFLDGLSLLIQRKPYPEWLVLEVGADRPGDIKKTASWIKPDIAIITRLSKVPAHVEFFESPEAIKAEKGELAQEVSPGGTLILNGDDEDVMSLKEKTKARTESYGFNKDATLVASYENIEYQKDDGDKYPLGITFRVDSKRASIPVHLAGGFGMNHIYAALAALAVADVCELNMVRAAEALHTYEMAPGRMKLIKGVKESIIIDDTYNASPVAMESALDTLSKMKCDGRKIAVLGEMLELGKHASDEHRRMGEIAGKICNMVITVGIRARHIAEGALIAGLSEKKIFQFENSVEAGKFLEQKIKAGDIALVKGSQGVRMEKAVLEVMAEPEKRKELLVRQEEEWSFR, from the coding sequence ATGCAGTTTCTAAAAACAATCCTAAAAAAAATAATAGTCGCGATTCTTACATTAGAAGCGCGACTTATTTTAAAGAAATACAAACCGAAAGTTGTGGCTATTACAGGCACTGTCGGCAAAACTTCTGCGAAGGATGCTATTTATGCCGTGTTGTCGCATTTTTATACAACACGAAAAAGTGAGAAAAGTTTTAATAGCGAAATCGGAGTACCACTCACTGTTATTGGTTGCCCTAATGCGTGGAACAACCCACTTATGTGGCTAAAAAATTTTCTTGATGGACTTTCTCTTTTGATTCAAAGGAAGCCATACCCTGAGTGGCTTGTTCTTGAGGTTGGCGCCGATAGACCAGGTGATATTAAAAAAACAGCATCATGGATTAAGCCAGATATCGCTATCATCACGCGCTTAAGCAAAGTTCCGGCTCATGTGGAGTTTTTTGAGTCGCCAGAAGCAATAAAGGCAGAAAAAGGAGAGCTTGCTCAAGAAGTATCGCCAGGCGGGACTCTTATTTTAAACGGAGATGATGAAGACGTAATGTCTCTCAAGGAAAAAACAAAAGCTCGAACTGAAAGCTATGGATTTAACAAAGATGCCACACTCGTTGCTTCGTATGAAAATATTGAATACCAAAAAGATGATGGCGATAAATATCCCTTGGGCATAACTTTCCGTGTCGACTCAAAACGAGCAAGTATCCCCGTGCACTTGGCTGGCGGATTTGGAATGAATCATATCTATGCAGCACTCGCCGCACTTGCCGTCGCTGATGTGTGTGAACTCAATATGGTTCGCGCAGCAGAAGCGCTTCATACGTATGAAATGGCGCCAGGACGAATGAAATTAATTAAAGGGGTGAAGGAAAGTATTATCATCGATGACACATATAACGCTTCTCCGGTCGCAATGGAGTCTGCTCTCGACACGCTTTCAAAAATGAAGTGCGACGGACGAAAAATTGCAGTGCTCGGGGAAATGCTTGAGCTTGGTAAACACGCTAGTGATGAACATCGTCGAATGGGTGAAATTGCGGGTAAAATTTGCAACATGGTCATTACTGTCGGTATTCGTGCAAGACATATCGCCGAAGGAGCTCTCATTGCGGGGCTCTCTGAGAAAAAGATTTTTCAATTTGAGAATTCAGTGGAAGCGGGTAAATTTTTGGAACAAAAAATTAAAGCAGGGGATATAGCGCTCGTTAAAGGTTCACAAGGAGTGCGAATGGAAAAAGCGGTGCTTGAAGTGATGGCGGAGCCTGAGAAAAGAAAAGAACTTCTTGTGAGACAGGAGGAGGAGTGGAGCTTCCGTTAA
- a CDS encoding penicillin-binding transpeptidase domain-containing protein, producing the protein MIFRRNKRNSIISKNFDPDEIFLDSANRPGFDTHHMEGRIEKPISRGSIFLIGGFFALVGLIFVGRVWWFQVALGEEYARTSERNHLKHIPIFSVRGVIYDRNKTELAWNTIGENDLFPKRSYSTAPGLAHLVGYVSHPKLDSSGNFWQTEITGQQGAEREFDEMLRGENGVRLVESDVTGKLKSEVSQRLPVDGGNVTLSVDARVSAKLYESMEALSNQVGFTGGAGVIIDVNNGEILALTSYPEYNSQILSNGDETRIINALLSNKNKPFLNRVTAGLYTPGSTVKPFLAAGALEKKIIDPNKQIYSSGSISIPNPYFPDKPSIFKDWRANGWTDVRRALAVSSDVYFYAIGGGYADQKGLGVVEIGNIMRAFGFGEKIGINFATEVAGTIPSPEWKEKNFDGAKWLLGDTYHTSIGQYGSQVSPLQLVRAIAAVANGGKLYTPHITTGEQNLPTKVVSISADNFRIIREGMKLAVDEGTAKGLQMGGVSVGAKTGTAELGAQKQFVNSWITGFFPYENPRYAFVVVMERGPHENTIGGLYVMRQVLEWMTVNTPEYFK; encoded by the coding sequence ATGATATTTAGAAGAAATAAAAGAAATTCAATAATCTCAAAAAACTTCGACCCCGATGAGATTTTTCTAGATTCTGCGAACCGTCCCGGGTTTGATACTCATCACATGGAAGGAAGAATTGAAAAGCCAATTTCTAGGGGGAGTATTTTTTTGATTGGAGGGTTTTTTGCGTTGGTTGGTTTGATTTTCGTTGGTCGTGTTTGGTGGTTCCAAGTTGCTCTCGGGGAAGAATACGCTCGAACAAGTGAGCGCAATCACCTCAAACACATCCCGATTTTTTCAGTGAGGGGGGTTATTTATGATCGAAATAAAACTGAATTGGCTTGGAATACGATTGGGGAAAATGATTTGTTTCCAAAACGTAGCTATTCTACTGCGCCCGGTCTTGCTCATCTTGTTGGTTACGTAAGTCATCCCAAACTAGATTCCAGTGGTAACTTTTGGCAAACAGAAATAACCGGCCAGCAGGGTGCAGAAAGAGAATTTGATGAAATGTTGCGTGGCGAAAATGGGGTCAGATTGGTTGAGTCAGATGTGACGGGAAAATTAAAATCAGAAGTGTCACAGAGGCTTCCTGTTGATGGAGGAAACGTGACGCTTTCTGTTGACGCACGTGTTTCTGCGAAGCTTTACGAGAGTATGGAGGCTCTTTCAAATCAGGTTGGTTTTACGGGCGGGGCGGGGGTTATCATAGATGTTAATAATGGAGAGATACTCGCACTTACTAGTTATCCAGAATATAACTCCCAAATACTTTCAAACGGAGATGAGACTCGCATCATAAATGCGCTTCTTTCAAATAAAAATAAACCATTTCTAAACCGCGTGACAGCGGGGTTGTATACTCCGGGGTCAACCGTAAAACCGTTTCTTGCTGCAGGTGCTCTAGAAAAAAAGATAATTGACCCAAACAAGCAGATTTATTCTTCTGGCTCCATCTCTATCCCAAATCCGTATTTTCCAGACAAACCATCTATTTTTAAGGACTGGAGGGCAAATGGATGGACAGATGTAAGGCGAGCCCTCGCTGTCTCGAGTGACGTTTATTTTTATGCTATCGGCGGTGGATATGCGGACCAAAAAGGATTGGGTGTTGTGGAGATTGGAAACATAATGCGAGCTTTTGGCTTTGGCGAGAAAATTGGTATTAACTTTGCGACAGAGGTTGCAGGAACCATTCCTAGCCCAGAGTGGAAAGAAAAAAATTTCGATGGTGCAAAATGGCTTTTAGGCGACACGTATCATACTTCGATTGGGCAATATGGTTCTCAGGTTTCGCCACTTCAATTAGTGCGCGCTATAGCTGCAGTTGCAAACGGGGGGAAACTTTATACCCCACATATAACAACAGGAGAACAGAATCTTCCAACGAAAGTTGTTTCTATTTCCGCTGATAATTTTAGGATTATACGAGAGGGGATGAAGTTGGCTGTTGATGAGGGTACCGCAAAAGGTCTTCAGATGGGTGGTGTTTCTGTTGGGGCAAAGACCGGTACTGCAGAGCTCGGCGCACAGAAACAGTTTGTTAACTCTTGGATTACTGGATTTTTCCCATACGAAAATCCACGCTATGCTTTTGTTGTGGTGATGGAGAGAGGGCCTCATGAAAATACAATCGGAGGGCTTTATGTTATGCGTCAGGTTCTTGAGTGGATGACAGTTAATACTCCGGAGTATTTTAAATAG
- a CDS encoding Type 1 glutamine amidotransferase-like domain-containing protein, whose product MRLLLTSSGLKNEHIAKALEELVGKPLAEVSILFVPTAANPGIDDKGWVIENLKDFQKYSFKSIDIIDVALPAGVWEPHFLAADIICFGGGNEKYLSRIIKENKIREFLLPLLNTKVYMGISAGSMVAGHFLSEDLNSEIFPEEDYGGEEGTPMGLYDFAFIPHLNSEWFKHVRKEFLNNIEKTRFNVLVYATDDETAIKIDGSRLEIVGRGDYWTLDK is encoded by the coding sequence ATGAGATTATTACTTACCTCTAGTGGGTTAAAAAATGAGCACATAGCAAAAGCTCTCGAAGAGCTTGTTGGTAAACCACTAGCAGAAGTATCTATTCTTTTTGTCCCAACAGCAGCAAACCCTGGAATAGATGATAAGGGTTGGGTTATAGAAAATTTAAAAGATTTTCAGAAATATAGTTTTAAATCAATTGACATCATCGACGTTGCTTTACCGGCAGGGGTTTGGGAACCTCACTTTTTGGCGGCAGACATAATTTGCTTTGGTGGAGGAAATGAAAAATATCTATCGAGAATAATTAAAGAAAATAAAATAAGAGAATTTCTTTTACCGTTACTTAATACAAAAGTGTACATGGGAATAAGCGCAGGGAGCATGGTTGCTGGGCACTTTTTGTCAGAAGATTTAAATAGTGAAATATTTCCAGAAGAGGACTATGGTGGCGAAGAGGGAACTCCAATGGGATTGTATGATTTTGCTTTTATACCACACCTTAATTCTGAGTGGTTTAAACACGTAAGAAAAGAATTTTTAAATAATATAGAGAAAACAAGGTTTAATGTTTTAGTGTATGCCACCGACGATGAGACAGCAATTAAAATAGATGGCTCTAGGTTAGAAATTGTTGGAAGGGGTGATTATTGGACGCTCGATAAATAG
- the rsmH gene encoding 16S rRNA (cytosine(1402)-N(4))-methyltransferase RsmH, which translates to MEKKILKGAPSEPNKLKEGEAKGSHVSVLLQEAIEGLSLKAGAVALDATLGVGGHTKAIAEKIGAKGTLIGIDADSAAITRAKATLSDFGFKGEIKFFNTNFRNLDLVLKDANVEKIDAVLFDLGLSSPQIEISGRGFSFRQDEPLVMTFAEEPKPEEVTALDVVNSWSEETLTLIISSYGEEKFARRIAKAIIENREARPITSTTELSTIIEQAIPYGARKKQKIHPATRTFQGIRMAVNDEVGALNDALPKAFEALNASGRMAVISFHSIEDRIVKRYFQEKAKEGVAKIITKRPLIATDEETKENPRARSAKLRILEKI; encoded by the coding sequence ATGGAAAAGAAAATATTAAAAGGTGCTCCATCTGAACCTAATAAGCTAAAAGAGGGCGAAGCTAAGGGCTCACATGTATCAGTTCTTTTACAAGAAGCAATAGAAGGTCTCAGTCTAAAAGCAGGAGCTGTCGCACTTGACGCAACACTTGGTGTTGGTGGTCACACGAAAGCAATTGCAGAAAAGATTGGAGCAAAGGGCACACTAATTGGCATTGATGCTGATAGTGCCGCAATCACGCGCGCAAAAGCAACACTTTCTGATTTTGGTTTTAAGGGCGAGATAAAATTTTTTAATACAAACTTTCGAAATCTCGACTTAGTACTGAAAGATGCGAACGTGGAAAAAATCGATGCAGTGTTGTTTGATCTTGGGCTAAGTTCTCCTCAGATAGAAATATCGGGAAGAGGATTCAGTTTTAGGCAAGATGAACCACTAGTGATGACATTTGCCGAAGAGCCAAAACCAGAAGAGGTTACGGCGCTTGATGTAGTGAATAGTTGGAGTGAAGAGACACTAACGCTAATCATCTCGTCATACGGTGAAGAAAAATTTGCCAGACGAATTGCCAAAGCGATTATCGAAAACAGGGAAGCACGTCCAATCACAAGCACTACCGAACTTTCCACAATCATTGAGCAAGCGATTCCTTACGGCGCAAGAAAGAAACAAAAGATTCATCCGGCAACACGTACTTTTCAGGGAATTCGAATGGCGGTGAATGATGAGGTAGGAGCCTTAAACGATGCGCTACCAAAGGCATTTGAGGCTCTCAACGCAAGTGGAAGAATGGCCGTCATCTCATTTCATAGTATCGAAGACAGAATCGTGAAGAGATATTTTCAAGAGAAAGCAAAAGAAGGTGTCGCAAAAATTATTACAAAAAGACCATTGATTGCGACTGACGAAGAGACAAAAGAAAATCCAAGAGCCCGCAGTGCCAAATTGAGAATCCTCGAAAAAATTTAA
- the greA gene encoding transcription elongation factor GreA yields MEYQLSKQKIEELSAEVLFLKGTKRKEIAEQLEYAKSLGDLSENAEYLQAREDQAKTEERIAQIEEILKSAVVIEKHHSNMVEVGSTVHVKKSGSSVTQKFEVVGSEEADMSVGKISNMSPLGIALFGKKKGEVVKFKTPGGVTQYEIVDIE; encoded by the coding sequence ATGGAATATCAATTAAGTAAACAAAAAATTGAGGAATTATCGGCTGAGGTCTTGTTCTTGAAAGGGACAAAACGCAAAGAAATTGCGGAACAACTTGAATATGCAAAGTCTCTTGGAGACCTTTCGGAAAATGCAGAATACCTTCAAGCCCGCGAAGATCAGGCCAAAACAGAAGAGCGCATAGCTCAGATTGAGGAAATACTAAAGTCAGCTGTTGTTATTGAAAAACACCACAGCAATATGGTGGAAGTTGGTTCAACTGTTCACGTTAAAAAATCAGGAAGTTCTGTAACTCAAAAATTTGAGGTTGTTGGTTCTGAGGAAGCAGATATGTCTGTTGGTAAGATTTCAAATATGTCTCCTCTCGGAATAGCGCTTTTTGGTAAGAAAAAAGGAGAAGTTGTTAAGTTCAAAACTCCAGGAGGAGTCACTCAATACGAAATCGTAGATATAGAATAA